A genomic window from Lycium barbarum isolate Lr01 chromosome 4, ASM1917538v2, whole genome shotgun sequence includes:
- the LOC132638151 gene encoding 14 kDa proline-rich protein DC2.15-like, producing the protein MAKSLALFLLFNILFFTVVSACNTCPGPKPKPKPKPKPTPKPCPPPPLKEGKCPTDALKLGVCANVLNGLLNVTLGTPPVKPCCSLIENLVDLEAAVCLCTALKANILGINLNLPISLNLLLNVCSKKALQGFTCP; encoded by the coding sequence ATGGCTAAGTCACTTGCCCTGTTTCTTCTATTCAATATCCTTTTCTTCACAGTGGTGAGTGCATGCAATACTTGCCCTGGTCCTAAACCTAAACCAAAACCAAAGCCAAAGCCAACCCCAAAGCCGTGCCCCCCTCCTCCTTTGAAAGAAGGCAAATGCCCAACTGATGCATTAAAATTAGGTGTTTGTGCTAATGTGCTTAATGGTTTGTTGAATGTAACACTTGGAACTCCACCAGTAAAACCATGCTGCAGTCTTATAGAAAATCTTGTGGACTTGGAGGCTGCTGTTTGCCTTTGCACTGCACTTAAGGCTAACATTTTGGGAATCAACCTTAATCTCCCTATTTCCCTTAACTTACTTCTTAATGTTTGCAGCAAGAAGGCTCTACAGGGCTTTACTTGTCCCTAA